The Onychomys torridus chromosome 2, mOncTor1.1, whole genome shotgun sequence sequence taagttccaggccagccaggccagccaggattatgtagaaagaccttgcctcagaaaattaaatcaataaaaaccCAAGGGGCTGAGGAGATTAAGAGCACTcagttttggttcccagcacccacatggtggctcacaaccacctgtaactacagttccagaagatccaggacactcttctgacctctaaggtGACTGCACACGTGTGTtgcatataaatatttacatactcccaggcatacacacatacacacaaaagaaaccaaagcatAAAGATGAACAGTGTGGGAAGTCATGGAGCAGTTAGTAAGTAAGTATACAGTGTGACAATGAACTAACTCACTTTGCTCCACAGACCACACTATTAACAGAGAGCTACAGGGAGACACCAGCTTGACTGAAGCCAGTCAACCTACCAATAACTAAGTATCCAAAGCAACTAAAGTATCAGAGCAAACATCCAGTTTCATTAAAATGATTCAGCACATATAGatatactgttttttgttttgttttggtttggtttttcgagacagggtttctctgtgtaactttggtgcctgtcctggatctcattctgtagaccaggctcacctcaaactcagagattggcctggctctgcctcctgagtgttgggattaaaggcgtgcaccaccaccacccagctagatatacttttcttttcaagatttattcatctattatgtatacagtgttctgctttcatatatgtctgcaggccagaagagggcaccagatctcattacagatggttgtgagccatcatgtggttactgggaattgaacccaggtcctctggaagagcagccagtgctcttaacctctgagctatctctccagccccagagatatactgttaaagatttatttatttatttatttatttatttatttatttatttatttatttatttatttagatttgtttatgtatgagtgttttgtctgcatctacatctgcacaccagaagagggcatcagatcccatgggactgcagttataggcagttgtaaacaatcatgtggatgctgggaattgaactcaggacccctggaagagcagtcctcttaaccactaagtcatctttccagccctagatatatttttattaatgtgtgtatttctgtgtgagtGAATGTCACACAGGTATGTGTGCCCAAggagaagagggtgtctgatcccttggagctggagttacagatgattgtgagctatcCACGGTAgttactgggaatggaactttaTCCTCTCCAAGGGTGGCAGGGACTGGACATGGGACCTCACACATACTCTgtcctctactactgagctacaaccTTAGCCCCAAATtaaggtattttttattattattttaaacttctaAAAATGTTGTTTTCTTGTAATGGGGTGTTACGCAGTAGCCAAACTGGCCTGGAGGTCACTATAAAGCTCCAATTGGTCTCAAATCCTCAGCAACCCCATCTTCCTTCCACCATCTTCTTTCAGGAGGGCAACACCAAAAAAACCAAATTCTCCAGACGGGAGGACTACCAGTGGTGCCAACAACAGACCTGGTGTTGCCAAAGCTACATGGAACTTCGCTGAGGCCACACAGACTCGGGTGGAGTGACTCCATGTCAGCACAACTGTGGAAAGATGTAACTGTATGCTACAACAAGAGCAGCCATACAGAACATTCCGGAATCTGCAGCGAGGTCATTACGGAAACTGCAAAGTCATCAACAACTGGTATTTGTTTtacactgaatgaatgaatggtctcACAGTCAGCACTTGGAAAAGAGATAAGCAGCTGGCCCAAGGATGCTTAATCTAAGATAGTCACCAGGCTGGGGatgaggctcagtggtagaacagtTACCAAGCACCCACACGCCTAATAGTCCATCCCCAACACAAAGTcagctgggcagggtggtgcatgcctttaatccagcattgggaaggcagggaaaggcagagctctgtgagttccaggccagccagggttacacagtgagaacctgcaTCAAAACAATCAAGTCacccgggcatggtggcacacacctgtaatttggAAAATGGAGGTAGGGTATgaagctgaaggccagcctgggctcataagtccttgtctcaaaaataaagcaaagcttgtatttttattcatgtatatattacctaaataacttttttttaaagatgtatttatttattatgtttacacaagagggcaccagatctcattacagatggttgtgagccaccatgtggttgctgggaattgaactcaggacctctggaagaacagtcagtgctcttaacctctgagccatctctccagcccctaaataacTTATTTCTATATATAATCAATTCAGgaaacaatacatacatacatttcaaAGTAAATGAGAACGAGGTCAATCCACTGAACTcacaataatcctcctgcctcagcttcctgagttcgAGGATTACAAATGggcactgccacacccagcctgACCAACCTAGttgtgtggtatgtgcacatcCAGGCTAGAGGCAGACATTAAGTGTCCTCCTCCATAGTTCTTCACCTTCTCCCTCGAGACAGGTCCCTTTGAACTTGGAGCTAGGCTGACCTCCTGCAAGTCCTAGGAATCCTGCTGTCCCCACAGGACCGTGTCCGTCCACACCAGCTTTTCACCTGGGTGTTGGGGATCCGAATTCtgatcctcacacttgtgcagcaagcatttttaccccctgagccatctccctaaccctgGATCAAAACGTTAGCGGAAAAAGGGGGGTTCCCCGAGGGCCTGAGCCCTTGTTACTCACAGTCTCATCTCGGAGGGATGTGAGTCATCGTCCTCTCCCATTATGATGATGCCTTTGAGCTTGACATTGCCCGTAAATCTGCCAGAATGCAAACAGAAGGCTGTCTACCTGGGATGGAACCCCACGAAGCTGTGTGACCCCCAGACCCTTCCCTCTCGCAGCCCAATTTTACTCCCTTGTCACTTGGAGTCATTTTAAAGGTCCTGTCATTCCACAACTCTAAGAAATTTACCCCAATCTCTCCATTAttaattcaacacacacacacacacacacacacacacacacacacacacgctaagaAACTTTCTCCCTCAAACCCACCAAAGTAATCTATCCCATTTCTAGAAACAGATGTGCACTCCTGACACAGCCAATGAATGAAGCCATCTGAAGAGACAACTGGGTACAGCCTACTTCGCCTGAGGCAAGTGCCAAGGAGATACTTACGGAATATTAAACAGAAGCTCTTCATCCGCATCACTTTCaacaaactgggggtggggggagaaagcaACACATACCTGCTGAGAGCCCGCAATTTCAGGCATCTTGCCTCCCTGTTCTACAAAGGGGCATGTGATGCAAACAGACCTGCAACCCCCtacgcctcccctcccccagggtcCTAAGAGCGTGAGGATAATGAGTCTCAGCCAGTCTTCTAATCACCACGGACCCACTACACTAGAGggattctaatgggctttttttCCGGGCTGCGAATTCAAAGACCGGTGCTTATGTGTATGCTTCTGGGGAGCCTTCACATGGCTTTCAAAGGGGCCTGGGCTCTAGGTTGGAAACGCTAGGCCAGGTGGTGCCGTCGGGCAGCCATTTGGACCGACCAATGGTCAGAGGGAGAGGCAGCAGTCCTCTCTGGTCTCGTTCCTCACAAGCCCCCGCCGCCTTGGAATGGAGGCAGAAGGCCCACCTTGCTCCTTTGGGCCTGTTTCCCTGCCTGTCTACCCTCGGAGGCCCCGCGGCTCCGGGCCCGCCCGGGCAGCCCACCTTGGAGCGGTCGGTCCGCTCCTCCCAGGGCTTGAAGACGCCGCGGCCGCTGCCCTCGCGGCTCTCGTTCAGGCACTGCAGCCGCTCCAGGTCGATGCGCAGGTACAGCCCGTAGGCCAGGCCGCGCTGCTCCGGCGGCTCCTCGCGTTCGGCGGCGCAGCGACAGCCGCCCCCGCCGTGGCTGTGCCCGTGCGACATGGCGACACCGCCCGCCTGCGACACCCCGGAGCCGCCGCTCCACCGGCGCTTGCTCCGCTCCCGAGCGCCCGCCGCCAAGCGCAGCGAGCCAAGCGTCGTAAAAGGCGCCCCTGTGCGGCGCAGGCGCCTCGAGGCCGGAGGGCGGGGCCTGGAGGGATTGACGCCGGGCGTGTGCCCGCCGAGTTTGACGCCAGCGCTGGGGATGAGCGTTAGGTTTCAGACCTGGAACCCGAAGGGCTGGGGACGCCACGGCGTCCGAGAGGACCGCGGTGGCAGGGACGCGAATCCTCCTCTCCCGGGCGCCTGTCGTTCTCGGGAGTGGTGAATAAGGCGGGGCCCATAGGACAGCAAAGCCTGCCTCCCCGCCCAACCCCTCTCTACCTACCCCCCACTTTCTTccacctcttccccttctctcatctctctgccctttttcttcccatttcttacGGATagggttttcttctttctttctttctttctttctttctttttttttttttttttttttggttttgttttgtttttccgagacagggtttctctgtgtagctttgcgcctttcctggatctcgctctgtagaccaggctggcctcgaactcacaaagatccgcctggctctgcctcccagatgggattaaaggtgtgcgacaccaacGCCCGGCCTTACAGATAGGTTCTTATGTAACCCTGGCCTCAGATGATcagtatagctga is a genomic window containing:
- the Pithd1 gene encoding PITH domain-containing protein 1; the encoded protein is MSHGHSHGGGGCRCAAEREEPPEQRGLAYGLYLRIDLERLQCLNESREGSGRGVFKPWEERTDRSKFVESDADEELLFNIPFTGNVKLKGIIIMGEDDDSHPSEMRLYKNIPQMSFDDTEREPDQTFSLNRDVSGELEYATKISRFSNVYHLSIHISKNFGADTTKVFYIGLRGEWTELRRHEVTICNYEASANPADHRVHQVTPQTHFIS